The following is a genomic window from Desulfatiglans sp..
TGGTTCAGGCATATATGGGAATACTGGTGGCCCCTTTATCCCGGGGTGATCCTTGCCATTGCGCTCCTGAATGTTGATACGTGGCGATATATGATCTTTGCAGTGCCAATGACCTTGCTCTCTATCGGTGCAGGCTATTATTTTATTATTAAACCAATGGACAGAGCTTCATCAAACACGGAAGGCCGCATTACCATTCAGGGGGTAAAGGCATTTATTTTTGAGATGATGCCCATCTCTATCATTGTGCTTTCTATTATTTTGATAACAGGCCTTATAAGGCTGATTCATGTGATCAGTGAGGATATCCCTGTGCCTTCGCTTACCCCTGTTATTATAGGCCTTGTCAGCGCCATCATATGGGTCTGCCGCACAAACCGGATAGCCCCTTCAGGCCTTGTCAAGGCAACACTCGGGAGATCAAATCTTACCATGATTCTACTGATCGTCGCTATAATGCTGTTCAAGGGTGTGATGACAGATTCAGGCGCAGTTACAGGGATAAGAGATGAACTCATTACATACGGTATACCCCCTATCCTGCTTATTATCATCATGCCCTTTTTCTCCGGTATTATACTTGGGATAGCAGTGGGTTTTGTAGGCGCATCATTTCCGCTTATAATACCCCTGTTTCCTGCTGACGATACCTATATGTACCTCTCATATGCAGCGCTTGCATACACCTTCGGTTACATGGGCATGATGCTTTCACCTGTGCACCTTTGCTTTGCTGTTACAAGGGATTATTTCAAGGCAAATATCAGTGGCAGCTACAGCTATATTGTTAAATCCTCCATAGCTGTACTCATCCTGGCAGTTCTTTTTTTTATGATCTCTACCTTTTTGCATGGCCTTGCAGCCGGGTAAACTTGATACCTGAGTTTTGCAACATAACCGCGAACCACACGAACGACACGAACAAAAACTTAAATATTATTTTCTTTGTTTTTAACTTTCGCACAGTTCGCGCCTTTCGCGGTTAAAAATAATTTAAGAGATCACAGAACCGCGAACCACGCGAACGACACGAACAAAAACTTAAATAATATTTTTTTTGTTTTTAACTTTCGCGCTTTTCGCGTGTTTCGCGGTAAAAAAATTAAAGATCGTTCCAGATTATTCCTGTTTCTGAAACACTGATATTGACATTCAGAATGCCTTATGCAGAATTAGCAAATTATATTCCAGTATCTTTTAATTTGAGGATGACATGTCTTTACCAGGGTTGATCAGAATCATATACTCCATTCTTTTTATTACTTTTATATTCTCCGGCTGTTCTGTGAAAGAGGAGGCCCCTGTTGTTATAGAGCCGGAACCTCTATATGTTTACATTAAACCAAAGGTTGCGCTTGTCCTTGGAGGAGGCGCAGCGCGCGGGTTTGCCCATGTCGGTGTTTTACGCGCCCTTGAGCAGGAAAAGATCCCTATAGATATGATCATAGGCACCAGCGTGGGCAGCCTTATCGGGGCCATGTATGCCTCTAAACCTGATTCATTTGAACTGGAATGGAGCTCTTTTCTGCTGCAGAAGGAGGATATCTTTGATTTTTCGATTTTATCCTCATCAAGGGGTCCGGTTAAAGGCGATAAACTGGAAAATTTTGTTAACACAAAGATACCTGTCCGGAACATAGAGCAACTCAGGATACCTTTTTATGCGGTCGCGGCTGACCTTAATACAGGTGAACCGGTAATCTTCTCTTCAGGTCCTGTCAATAAGGCGGTCCGTGCCTCATGCTCCATACCGGGTGTGTTTATACCCCTTTCATACAATAACAGGCAACTGATAGATGGCGGTGTCCTGGGGAATATCGCCCCTGAAATCGCCTACCAGAACGGGGCTAACCTGGTTATTGTCGTTTCAATCGGAAAATCGATCCAGAACAGGGACACAGGGAACCTGGTATCCATTACACTTCAGGCCATGGCCATCATGAGCAACAAAATTGATTCATACAAAGCAAAAGAGGTTGATGTGCTTATTACACCCGAGGTTGGTGATGTAGGACCTATGGATTTTTCTCAGAAAAAACGATGCATGCAGGCAGGTATAGATGCAACCCGAAAGGCTATGCCTGATATAAAAAGAAGGCTTGAGGCCTTTAATACCCCGGTAAGAGTAGATGAACAATGATCATTGATAAAAGAGAGGAAACAATATGCTGACAAAGAGACAGAATTTCATGGAGACTATCAGGGGTGGTAATCCTGACAGGTTTGTAAAACAGTTTGAGCCTTTCGGGTTTATCTGGGCAAACCCTGTTTCTGCAGCTTACCCTTATCCCGTTCCTGGCGGTCCGCCTGTAAAGAATGGATGGGGTGTTACAATAAGATTCCAGGCAAACACCCCCGGCCCTTTTCCTGTCCATGATGCTGAACATAAGGTGGTAAAGGATATCACAAGATGGAAAGAGACTGTAAAGGCGCCCAGGCTTGATTATCCTCAGGAAGAATGGAATAAGTTTAAACCTGCCGCAGATGCAATAGACCGCAGTGAACTATTTGCAACCTGTCTCATTGCCCCTGGCCTGTTTGAACAGCTTCATTACCTGATGGGTATGGAAGACTGCATGATCAGCTTCTACCAGGAACCTGAAGCCATGAAGGAGCTCATAAACTACATAACAGAGTATGAACTTAATTATGCAAAACTGCTATGTGATAATTTTCATCCTGATGCGCTCCTGCACCATGACGACTGGGGCAGCCACCGTTCTTCATTCCTCTCACCCCAGATGTTAAACGAGTTTATTGTTCCGGCCTACAAAAAGATATACGGGTTCTACAAGAAAAACGGCGTAGAGGTTATTGTGCATCACAGCGACTCATATGCAGCCAACCTTGTCCCTGCCATGATCGATGTCAAGATAGATGTGTTTCAGGGGTGTGTCACAACAAATAATGTCCCGGAACTGGTCAAAAAATATGGAGGCCGGATTTCATTTATGGGTGATCTTGATAATGGCGCTATAGACCGGCCAGGCTGGACTCAGGATCTGGTCGCACGAGAGGTAAGAAGGGCATGTACAAACAATGGTAAACTTTACTATATACCTTGCCTCGCAGCAGGAGGCCCCGGCAGCACATTTCCTGGTGTATATGATGCAGTAAATGCCGAGATAGATAAGATGAGCAGGGAGATGTTTTAAGATTTGAACCGCGAACCATGCGAACGACACGAAAAAATACTGTTATTCAAAAAAATTGAACTTTCGTGTTTTTAGTGTATTTCGTGGTTAAAAACTTTTCGCGCCTTTCGCGTGTCCCGCCGAAGTTTGAATGTCTTTTACGAAGGCGGACGCCTTTCGCGGTTAAATTTTGAATCTATTGATCATTGCTTATTGATAATTGTTTAAGTTTGCGGGCTGTTAAAAGAGTAAATTCTCCAATTAAGATGGAATTTGGCTTGATTTACCAGAGGGTAAGAAATGGATGAGGATAGACAGGATATCACCATATATAACACAGCAGACGGCAAAGCTGCTGTATCCCTCTATGCCAGAGATGGCATGGTATGGATGAATCAGACTCAGCTCGCAAAACTTTTTGACACCTCTATCCCCAATATAAGCATGCACATATCTAACATATTGGAAGATAAGGAATTATCTGAAAATTCAGTTATTAAGAATTATTTAACAACTGCTGTTCACGGAAATGAAATACCGATAGTGTAATACCATTGAGATATAAGGAAGGAACAAATATGGAATATTCAATCTCAGTAGAATCAATTGCCAGCAAAATTATTTTTATTCGAGGTGAGAAGGTACTGCTTGATAGGGATTTGGCCGCAATGTATGGAGTAACAACAAAAGTGTTGAATCAGGCTGTCAGAAGAAACAGTAAACGTTTTCCAGCCGATTTTATGTTTGAGCTGACAAAAGAGGAAAATTTATCTTTAAGGTCACAAAATGTGACCTTAAAGAGAGGGCAACATTCCAAATATTTACCATTTGCCTTCACAGAACATGGTGTGGCAATGTTATCATCTGTTCTCAGCAGCGAACGGGCAATTGAAGTAAATATTGCTGTTGTGCGCGCTTTTGTTCATTTAAGAAAAATGGCAATTACCTATGAAGCTCTTGAAAGAAAACTAAGAGATATTGAAGACCGACAGGAAGGCCAGGAAGAAAAAATAGAGGTCATATTTGAAGCCATTCGACAGCTCATGGCTCCACCTGAGAAGAAGGGCAATAAAATCGGTTTTGAAGTGAATGAGGGCGGTATTAAATACAGTTAAGATTAGATCTTAAGTAATTAAAGGTCACCAATCAAGTGTATTTAGTGGTAAATAACCCTTTCGCGCTGTTCGCGCTTTTCGCGGTTAATAAATTATTGTTTTTAACATAAAACTCCTTTCGTGTATTTCGCGTGTCCCGCGGTTAAATTGAATTTAGAATCTTACCTTACAGCCTTCAGCCTACGGCCTGACAGTCTGTTTTTTACAATCTTGAACCTTGAATTTTGAATCTTGAATTTTACTGCTTTTCCCTTTCAGCTTTGCCCTTTGAGCTGCAATATCTTATT
Proteins encoded in this region:
- a CDS encoding ORF6N domain-containing protein codes for the protein MEYSISVESIASKIIFIRGEKVLLDRDLAAMYGVTTKVLNQAVRRNSKRFPADFMFELTKEENLSLRSQNVTLKRGQHSKYLPFAFTEHGVAMLSSVLSSERAIEVNIAVVRAFVHLRKMAITYEALERKLRDIEDRQEGQEEKIEVIFEAIRQLMAPPEKKGNKIGFEVNEGGIKYS
- a CDS encoding DUF401 family protein; amino-acid sequence: MEHAVPILIKVIIIFAGILILNRFGVHLAVSLIAGAVSLGLWMGLTPLKLIACFYKGVVDHQTISLAVIVWLIMVMSDIMGKSGHMNRLVISFTRIARDARAVGTVMSALIGLLPMPGGALFSAPMVDESLSIVKATPEHKTALNYWFRHIWEYWWPLYPGVILAIALLNVDTWRYMIFAVPMTLLSIGAGYYFIIKPMDRASSNTEGRITIQGVKAFIFEMMPISIIVLSIILITGLIRLIHVISEDIPVPSLTPVIIGLVSAIIWVCRTNRIAPSGLVKATLGRSNLTMILLIVAIMLFKGVMTDSGAVTGIRDELITYGIPPILLIIIMPFFSGIILGIAVGFVGASFPLIIPLFPADDTYMYLSYAALAYTFGYMGMMLSPVHLCFAVTRDYFKANISGSYSYIVKSSIAVLILAVLFFMISTFLHGLAAG
- a CDS encoding uroporphyrinogen decarboxylase translates to MLTKRQNFMETIRGGNPDRFVKQFEPFGFIWANPVSAAYPYPVPGGPPVKNGWGVTIRFQANTPGPFPVHDAEHKVVKDITRWKETVKAPRLDYPQEEWNKFKPAADAIDRSELFATCLIAPGLFEQLHYLMGMEDCMISFYQEPEAMKELINYITEYELNYAKLLCDNFHPDALLHHDDWGSHRSSFLSPQMLNEFIVPAYKKIYGFYKKNGVEVIVHHSDSYAANLVPAMIDVKIDVFQGCVTTNNVPELVKKYGGRISFMGDLDNGAIDRPGWTQDLVAREVRRACTNNGKLYYIPCLAAGGPGSTFPGVYDAVNAEIDKMSREMF
- a CDS encoding patatin-like phospholipase family protein, giving the protein MSLPGLIRIIYSILFITFIFSGCSVKEEAPVVIEPEPLYVYIKPKVALVLGGGAARGFAHVGVLRALEQEKIPIDMIIGTSVGSLIGAMYASKPDSFELEWSSFLLQKEDIFDFSILSSSRGPVKGDKLENFVNTKIPVRNIEQLRIPFYAVAADLNTGEPVIFSSGPVNKAVRASCSIPGVFIPLSYNNRQLIDGGVLGNIAPEIAYQNGANLVIVVSIGKSIQNRDTGNLVSITLQAMAIMSNKIDSYKAKEVDVLITPEVGDVGPMDFSQKKRCMQAGIDATRKAMPDIKRRLEAFNTPVRVDEQ
- a CDS encoding DNA-binding protein, whose product is MDEDRQDITIYNTADGKAAVSLYARDGMVWMNQTQLAKLFDTSIPNISMHISNILEDKELSENSVIKNYLTTAVHGNEIPIV